AAATGACCAGAGGTGAAGGCACATTTGACCCAATTTCAGTTTAGTTCAAGATGACACAGAGGTTGAAAAATAAGGACTTACGAAATTCAAAATTAACCACTGGTCATTTGAACTAAACTTTAAAAGAAATTTATTAGATTGGATTTGACTCTTGGCGAAGTGCGAGTCGAGAACAATCTCTCAAAAATGGTCGCAATCCTCGAATCCTATTTCCTTCGGTCATTGCGAGTCAGATCTTGCTTAATACAATAAAAATTATCTAGCGAGGAATAAAATGTCAGTTATTGTTACTGGAAAAAACTTAACAATAGAACAAGTTTACCAAGTCGCTTTTGGTTTGGAAAAGGTTGAGCTTCATCCTGATGCTTTGGAAAGGATCAAGCACTGCCGTTCTTTTATCGAGAAAAAGATCGAAGAAAAAGAAATCATGTATGGAGTGAATACCGGAATTGGTGAATTTTCCGAGATCATTTTGAATGATGAACAGATCAAACAATTCCAGAGATATTTGGTTTATAATCATTCTGCCGGGATTGGTGAACCTTGTCCCGTCGAACATGTCCGTGCTGCCATGTTATCGAGGATCAATGTTCATGCTAATGGTCATTCCGGGATCAGACCGGTCATAACTCAAACTTATGTGGATATGCTGAATAAAGGTGTAACTCCTGTAGTTTGTGAAAAAGGAAGTGTTGGAGCTTGTGGAGACCTTTCTCCCATGAGTCAGATCGCTTTGCTTTTAATGGGAGAAGGAGAAGCATTTTACAAAGGTGAAAGATTATCCGGAAAAGCAGCTTTGGATAAAGCAGGCATCAAGGTTCCCGGACTTCAAGCGAGAGATGGATTAGGCTCGATCAACGGTAGTAATTTGATGACCGGAATGGCTGCTATCCAGATCTATGAAGCGGAAAGATTTATCAAACAGGCTGAAATTGCGGCGGCTATGACCTTGGAAGCTTTGATGGCAAACCTGAAACCTTATGATGAACGCTTACACAAACTAAGAGGATTTCAGGGAGCAGTAACTTCTGCCCGTAATATCAAAAAGATGATAACCGGATCAGACCTGATGAAAGGAATGAAAGTTCGCGTTCAAGATGCTTACAGTATGCGTTCTACTCCGCAGGTTTTAGGTGCCGCCAGAGAT
This genomic stretch from Candidatus Cloacimonadota bacterium harbors:
- a CDS encoding aromatic amino acid lyase, which translates into the protein MSVIVTGKNLTIEQVYQVAFGLEKVELHPDALERIKHCRSFIEKKIEEKEIMYGVNTGIGEFSEIILNDEQIKQFQRYLVYNHSAGIGEPCPVEHVRAAMLSRINVHANGHSGIRPVITQTYVDMLNKGVTPVVCEKGSVGACGDLSPMSQIALLLMGEGEAFYKGERLSGKAALDKAGIKVPGLQARDGLGSINGSNLMTGMAAIQIYEAERFIKQAEIAAAMTLEALMANLKPYDERLHKLRGFQGAVTSARNIKKMITGSDLMKGMKVRVQDAYSMRSTPQVLGAARDQLRWTREQIEIELNGVGDNPIFLPDDGIVLTGANFQGSPVSVPLDMLGAVITMVCVISERRLNRLLNPALSVGLPAFLTKGAGMFSGHMLSQYTADMMIVEQRILSTPASIQSIPAAADQEDFVSMGMNTALKTRKIIDNAYGILGIEFIAAAQALDFRDFKPGKGTQIAHQEIRKTVDHLDIDRPLFDDHNNMMKKVKTREILHAVESAIGKFDTY